The Streptomyces sp. B3I8 nucleotide sequence AAGTTAAAGCCGTCTCGGAGGGCCCCCACATGCGCTCGCAGCTGCTCACTCACACGACCGCGGAGCGGTACCGCCGCTCGGTGGCCGACGGAATCGAACGGGTGGCGACCCACATCGCCGCCGCCGACCGTCCGTTCACCGGTGTCACCGTCGACGCCCTCTCCGCCGTCGTCGACGCCGTCGACCTCGACCGCCCGCTGGGCGACACCGCCGCCGCGCTGGACGAGCTGGAGGAGGTCTACCTCCGTGACGCCGTCTACTTCCACCACCCCCGCTACCTCGCCCACCTCAACTGCCCGGTCGTCCTCCCGGCCCTGGTCGGCGAGGCCGTGCTGTCCGCCGTCAACTCCTCGCTGGACACCTGGGACCAGTCGGCCGGCGGCACCCTCATCGAGCGGAAGCTGATCGACTGGACCGCCGAGCGGATCGGCCTCGGCCCGGCCGCCGACGGGGTGTTCACCTCCGGCGGCACCCAGTCCAACCTCCAGGCCCTGCTGCTGGCCCGCGAGGAGGCCAAGACCGACGACACCGCGAAGCTGCGCGTCTTCGCCTCCGAGGCGAGCCACTTCAGCGTGCGGAAATCGGCGAAACTGCTGGGCCTGGCCCCCGACGCCGTCGTCCCCGTACCCGTCGACCGCGACAAGCGGATGCAGACCGTGGCGCTCGCCCGGGAGCTCCAGGCGTGCCAGGAGGCCGGACTGGCCCCGATGGCCGTCGTCGCCACCGCCGGCACCACCGACTTCGGCTCCATCGACCCGCTCCCCGAGATCGCCGAACTGTGCGCCCGCCACGGGGCCTGGTTGCACGTGGACGCCGCCTACGGCTGCGGACTGCTGGTCTCGCGCCGGAACCGGGACCGGCTGACCGGCATCGAGCGCGCCGACTCCGTCACCGTCGACTACCACAAGTCCTTCTTCCAGCCGGTGAGTTCCTCCGCCGTCCTGGTCCGCGACGGCGGCACCCTGCGGCACGCCACCTACCACGCGGAGTACCTCAACCCGCGCCGGGCGGTCGCCGAGCGCATCCCCAACCAGGTCGACAAATCCCTGCAGACCACCCGCCGCTTCGACGCCCTCAAACTCTGGCTCACCCTGCGCGTGATG carries:
- a CDS encoding aspartate aminotransferase family protein; protein product: MRSQLLTHTTAERYRRSVADGIERVATHIAAADRPFTGVTVDALSAVVDAVDLDRPLGDTAAALDELEEVYLRDAVYFHHPRYLAHLNCPVVLPALVGEAVLSAVNSSLDTWDQSAGGTLIERKLIDWTAERIGLGPAADGVFTSGGTQSNLQALLLAREEAKTDDTAKLRVFASEASHFSVRKSAKLLGLAPDAVVPVPVDRDKRMQTVALARELQACQEAGLAPMAVVATAGTTDFGSIDPLPEIAELCARHGAWLHVDAAYGCGLLVSRRNRDRLTGIERADSVTVDYHKSFFQPVSSSAVLVRDGGTLRHATYHAEYLNPRRAVAERIPNQVDKSLQTTRRFDALKLWLTLRVMGADGIGALFDEVCDLASEGWRMLAADPRFDVVVAPRLSTLVFRYIPAAATDPAAIDRANLYARKALFASGDAVVAGTKVNDRHYLKFTLLNPETRTDDIAAVLDLIAGHAEQYLGDSLDRAC